The following is a genomic window from Neisseria zalophi.
TGAGTGCGGCGCAAGTAGGCCAGCAAACGGCGGCGTTGGCTCACCATTTTCAACAAGCCGCGACGGCTGTGGTGATCTTTAGGGTTGGCTTTGAAGTGGGGGGTCAAATCGTTGATGCGGAAAGTCAACAAAGCAACTTGTACTTCAGAAGAGCCGGTATCGCCTTCTTTGCGTTGGAAATCTTTAACGATTTCGGCTTTTTGTTCTACGCTTAATGCCATAATGGATAACTCCGAAAAAATAAAGAACCTTGCGGTTCGGACAAGTTTGCCAAGCCTTAACCTGTACAAACTCCTGAAATCCGTTGGTAACGGAATGGGCGATTATGCCATAAACGGCCGCCGTTTGCACGATTTTTGCCGTGCTTGCCGGTGTTGTTGTGGTATAGCCGCTGATTCTATTGTAAGATTTTGAATAGCTGTTAGATTTTCTAACTTCCTAAGGCCGTCTGAAAGATTTCAGACGGCTTTCAACCTTTAAATACCGGCACGATTTCGAGTTGGCTGAATATTTGTGCGGCAATATTAATCATGCCGAACGCAAACACCCATACGATTAACCACAGGCCACCATAAACGCGGTAGCCCTCGTTGTCCGGAAATTTTTTGCGTGCTTTAAACAGCAGCATGGCCGGAATCAATGCCGTCCAAACCGTAGCCGCCAGTCCGACATAGCCGATAACGGTTACGAATCCTGTGGGGAAAAGCAGGCAGCAGATTAAAGGCGGTAGAAAAGTGAGCGCGGCGGTTTTTGTGCGCCCTGCCGTGCTGTCGTCCCATTTGAAGAGATCGGCCAGATAATCGAATAAGCCTAAAGTAACCCCTAAAAACGAAGTGGCAATCGCCATATAGGCAAAGAACGACAAAACGGTATTCATGCTGCCGGTAGGCACATATTTAGATAGCGTATCAATCAACACCGATACCTGTCCGCCTGCTTCAATTACAGGGGCGAAGCTGCTGCGCGGCAGGTTGCCCTGAATAGCCAATTGCCACACGATATAAATAGTTAGGGCAATCAGTGTGCCGAGTTGCAGAGCGCGGGCGACTTTTCGGGCATTGCCGTTAAAATATTTCAACAGGCTGGAAACATTGCCGTGAAAGCCGAATGAAGCAAGGCAGACGGGTAGGGCGGATGCGGTATAAATCCAGTATTGCGTACCGGCTTGGGCTTGGCTGTCGAATAAAACGGGCAGTTTCACTTCGGATAATAATCCGCCGGTTGCCCAGAAAAAAGCAATGACCATGCCGCCGATTAAAATACTGGTGAGCCGGTCGACCAGATAAGTTGATGCCCAAACGCAGAACGCCAGCACGGTAAAAAAGATTAACTGCCCCGCAGGCAGTCCGACTTGGCCGTTCAGCAGGTTGCCCAAGCCTTGTGCCGTTAAATCGCCGCCGACAAAAATATAAGCATAAGTGAGCAGATAGAGCACGAAAGCGACGGCAATGCCATTGATAATATTCCAGCTTTTGCCGAGTAAGTCTTTCACCATCGTGTCGAAACTGGCACCGTGCGGATAATGGGTATTCACCTCCAGTAGCATCAAACCGCTGGATAACATAGAAAACCAAGTATAGAGGAGTACAACCAGCGAGCCGGTAAACCATATGCCTGAAGTGGCGGTAGGATTGGCAAACATACCGGCACCGATAACGGTTCCGGCGATAATCAATGCGCCACCGATAAGTGACGGATTTTGGGCAGACATATATTTCCTTTATCCTAACAGCTAGTGTTTGTTTTTGTTTTGCCGCGAAATAATTAAAAGCAGTTTGAACTGTAAGAAAAACGGGCAGATAGAAAAGTGTGTATTATGCCTGAATGATTGTTTGAAATGCAGAGGAAATTGATGATTGTCTGATAAAAAATATGAATATCATCATAGTAAATAATGACATGTATTGTTAAAAATGGGTTACATGGGCGTTTTGAATATTAAGGCATATTGTAATGATGCGGTGATATGATAATTTTTAAGGTAGATAAACATTCAGACGGCCTTGAGGCCGTCTGAAAAATTTACCAACAGTAGTAGCAGTAGCGTCTATGGAAGGGATAATAAAAGTCGTCCCAATCGTGGTAATAGCGCATACGCTCAAGCCGTTGTTGGGCAATATGGTTTTGCCATGCTAATTTGTAACAGGCTTGGAAGAGCGGATCGGATATTTTATCGACATAGCGTGCACGAAATTCTTTTTGCTCTTTTTCGCTTCGTGGCCGGTTGCTAAATTGTTCGCGCATCAGGTTTGCAGCGTCTCTGTCGCATTGGGCGGCAAGAGAAACTTGCAAGTCTTGCTCATATCGTATGCGGGCAGCTTCACGGGCGGCTTTTTGTTCGGGCGTAATGGCACAGGCGGCAAGTGATAAGGCGGCAGATAAAATAACGGTTGTTTGAATGATATTCATCTTGCACTCCTTGTTGATAAAGGTTATCGATCTCTATTGGTTAATGTACGCCTTTTTATAACGAATTGCACGGCTGCCTACTTTAAAATTTATGTAAAGAGTGTTATGAAATATAAATTTTATAGACAGTTGATAACCATCACGAATTCGGCCGGTGTGCGATAGAAAATTTTCCTGCATGGATACTGTTTTCAGACGGCCTGAGCTTTATGATACATCGGTATCCGTCTTCATAATGCGTTGGCTCTCATGCCAGTAGCCGTCCGGCCGTTGTGTCAATACTGCAACGATACCGCTTTTTACCGCACAGATTTCGGCCTGCCCGACAGTATCCTGACTGCGTACTCTGGCCGGCGCGAGCAGGTTCATACGTGGGAAAACATAATATCGGTGCTCGTGGCCGTCTGAAAATATATCGTCTGTCCAGTGTTCCACATACTGGCCGTGCCAGCCGTAGGCGTTTAACGGTTCGGTTGGTACGGGTTGTGCTTTGGCGGAAAAGCCGACGCCGCGTACAATCGAAGCGGTTTTCATTTTTTGCGGATCTACACGCAGGCCGGATAAGATTTTTCTGCCGGATTCGCTATTGAGCAAACCCAATTGGTGTTTTAGCTTGGCTGCTTTTTGTAGCAGGCTGTCGTTCGGATTGAGTCCTACCATTTCAGACGGCCTGCCGGAAAGGCAGCCGTAATATTTGCAGGTAAGTTCGAGATGATAAGGTTCGCCATTGAATAAGGCGATAAAGTCGGCCTCGCCTTCGGTTTGCCCTTCGGCATTTTTTAAAACAACATTGTGGCCGAGTAATTCGGTGTGCGGTGCGTTTTCTAGCCAAAATGCCAATAAATGTTCCGCATAAAATCCCAAACGTCCGGCAAACGGTTGTTTGTTGTTCACCGATTGTTGCAGTTGTTCGGGATAGTCGTTTAAATCCAGCAGATAGCGAAAGCCCGTTTCCCCCAATAAAGCGCGTACCGATAATTCGAAACCGCTGTGCCATAGCGGCGGGGCGGTCAGAATAGCGGCCAAATCGCGTACATAAGGATCGGTCAGCCGCCACCATAAGGCATCAAGGGCGTAATTCATAGTTGTTTTATTTCTTTGATAGTAAGTCATTCTTTATAGCATCATGCCGCATCTTAGATGCGGCATGATGATTCTATACTATGCTTTATAGCGTGTGTTATAACCGGGGTTTTCTGCTGGGCGGAATTCATTGGGGAAGGTACGGTCGCTACTGATATCTACAGCCATATCTTTAATTCTCTTATACAAATCATATGGATTTTCTACACCCATTAACTTATATCCGGATACCGATATTGTGCCGCGTTGCATCATGTTTTCCAAAAAGCCGACATTAACCGAAAGATCTTTAACTTCCGGCCATTCTATACTTTTTATATCGTTGCCTACTAAGCCTGAAGTGAGATAAATACGTCGGTCGGTTAGTGCGTAAATTACTCTATACCAGTTAAAAAAACGGTAAATAAGTGAGAATATTGCATACCACACCGGAGCAAGATGAATCAGCATAAATAGGTTGATAGGGAAAATGGGGTCTTGATGAATGGCAGTACCAAAGCTGTTAAAAGCACGAAAAAACTGCCAATCAAAAAGACCCCATAATATGGCAAAAACGTAGAACAAAGGTCTTGTACCGATGGTATAGAGCAAATGGCTGGGTTTCCCTTGCCAAATAATGGTTTCCCTACTATCCAATAAAGCATTTAATGGCGTCATTACTGTCTCCATTACGATTAAAGTCGTTATAAACTTTTGTATGGATGGTAATTGAGTTATACACAAATACCATTGTTGCACTACAAGGATGGATTATACCGTTTCTCTTTAATATCTTTTTTTAAGATTATTTGGCTGTACCGTTAGGCGCGTAAATCGGGCAATACGTTTAAGATGGCCGATAAAATGGATTCGCCCAAACGCAAAGAACGTTGGCCGTTCCAGCCGAAGTCACTATCGGGCAGGTTGTCGTTGTCTTTAAACGGCATTTCCAACGTATAGGCCAAACAGCGGAAATGTTCGCCGACCCAAGCGGTGGCCATGCTCAGATTGGCTTCGCCGGGTTTGTCTTTATCGTAGCCGTGAACATCTTGAAAATCGGGGCTGGCGGCGAGAAAAGCGGTTTTGAATTGTGTTTCTAACGCGGCCATACGTTCGTTATAAGAGGGTACACCTTCGGTGCCGGCGGCAAACACAAAAGGAATGGCTTCGTCGCCGTGGATATCGAGAAATAAATCCACGCCGGTTTCCTGCATTTTTTCACGCACATAATATACTTCGGGGCTGCGTTCTACTGTCGGTTCCAGCCATTCGCGGTTGAGGTTGGCGCCGGCGGCATTGGTGCGCAGATTGCCTAATACCGCGCCGTCGGGATTCATATTGGGGACGATATAAAAGGTTGCGCCGTCTAATAATGCGCGGGCGGTCGGGTCTTGCGGGTCGAGCAGGCGGCCGAGCAAGCCTTCGATAAACCATTCGGCCATGGTTTCGCCGGGGTGTTGGCGGGCGATAATCCAAACTTTAAGGTCACTGGCCACTTGATTGCCGATGGTCAGCAGATTGATGTCGCGGCCTTGAACGGTGCTGCCCAAGTCGTCAATCTGGCATAAACCGCTGCCTTGGGCGTCGCCGAGCAGGTTTAAATGTTGTTCGTGGGAATAGGGTTCGAAATAGGCATAATAAACACTATTGGCCAATGGGGTGTGATCAATGGTGAACACGCCGTTTTCATAACGGGATGGCACACGGAACCAGTTTTGACGATCGTAAGAAGCAACGGCCTGATAATCTTCCCAACCGGCGGGGTAGGCCGATGAAGCGGCGTTTTCAAAATGCATCACACAATTTTGATAGGCGGCGCCCTGTAAACGGAAATAAAACCATTGGGCAAAATCGGAGGCATTGTCGGGGCGGAGTTTCAGGCGGATATTGGCCGGATTGCTTAAATCGGTAACGATAACGGAACCGGCATCAAATTGGGTCGTGATTTTCATGATGTATTGTCCTATTCAGACTTTGAGTAAGCACCTTTTAATATTGTAAACGGTTTGGCTGCATGTGTCTTTACCGGCGGGTCATTCGGCTATATAAAATAAGGCCGTCTGAAAGCAGGTAAGGCTTTTCAGACGGCCGGAATATTAACAGTGGTCGCTTAAGGGCAGGGATTCATAATTTCTTCATGTACCGCATTAATGGCGGCAACCACTTCGTCTTTTAATACCAAATCGGCGGAAGCAATATTTTCACGCAACTGTTCCATTGTGGTCGCGCCGATAATATTGCTGGCTACAAAAGAACGGTTGCTCACAAAAGCAAGCGACATTTGGGCTAGGCTTAATCCGTATCGTTCGGCAATTTCGGCATAACGATCGACAGCGGTAAACGCCAGCGGCTTGTTATAACGTTGGAAACGTTTGTATAAGGTGAGGCGGGCTTTTTCGGGCATGGCGCCGTTGCGGTATTTACCGGTGAGCATACCGAATGCCAGCGGCGAATAAGCCAATAGCGGCACCTGTTCGCGTAGGGAAATCTCACTCATACCGGTTTCGTAGCTGCGGTTGAGTAGGTTATAAGGGTTTTGTATGGTCGCCACTCTCGGCAATTCGTTATTGCGTTCATATTCGTTTAAATAGCGCATCGTACCCCACGGGGTTTCGTTCGACAGCCCGAACGCTCTGATTTTTCCTTGTCGAACCAATAGCGATAAAGCATCCAACACTTCGTCAAACGGCGTAAATTGCTCGGTATCGGGCAGTGCGGAAACACCGGATTTACCGAAAAAATTAACTTGGCGTTCCGGCCAGTGAAGCTGATACAAATCCAGATAATCGGTGTTCAAACGCTTCAGGCTCGCTTCGCATGCTTCGATAATCTGCGCGCGTGAAAAATCATTGCCGTTTCTAATATAGCTGGGCGCATTATTCGAACGCATCGGCCCCGCGATTTTACTGGCCAACACAAAATCATCGCGCTTGCCGCGCCGTTTGATCCAATTGCCGATATATTGCTCGGTGCGGGTATAGGTTTCCTTGCTCGGCGGCACCGGATACATTTCGGCCGTGTCGATAAAATTCACACCGTTGGCCAATGCATAGTCTAATTGCTCGTGCGCTTCGGCTTCCGTATTCTGTTCGCCCCAAGTCATCGTGCCCAAGCATATTTTCGTTACCTGAATACCGGTTCTGCCCAGTTCGCGTTTTTCCATTTTATTCCTTTCCCAATCGTATCCGTTTACCATTCAAAGCAATTCGCGGATAGCCTTTTCAATAGCAAGCGGTGCAATCGACGGCGCAAAACGTGCCGTCACCAACCCCTCGCGGTTAACCAAAAACTTGGTGAAATTCCATTGAATATCACCGTGTGCCCGTTTGCTGCCCAAAGAGGCCAGCTTTAACAGCCCGTCCGTTATCAGGCGGCCGCCTTCGTCTTTCGGCTGTTGCGTTTTCAAATAAACATAAAGCGGATGGGCATCGGCACCGTTGACGTCGATTTTTTCAAACGTTGTAAATTGTGTGCCGAAACGGGTTTCGCATATTTGCGCGATTTCACTGCCGCTTTCCGGCGCCTGCCCACGGAATTGGTTGCACGGAAAATCCAAGATTTCAAAACCTTCGGCGGCATAGCGGCTGTATAAAGTTTGTAATTCCCGATATTGCGGTGTGAAACCGCAGTGCGTAGCCGTATTCACAATCAATACGACCTTGCCCGCATAATCCGACAACGGAATATCCGCACCTTGTGTATTTTTAACCGTAAAGCCGTAAATATTGTTCATTAACCATTCCTTTTTAGGCATCGCAAACGTTGCCATTGTAGCGCAAATTAATTTAGGCGATATGGTAAGCGGCCAGCTGATATTTGTATTAAAGGCCGTCTGAAGTTTATCTTTCAGACGGCCTTTAATCATATCAACACATGCTTGCTGATAATGAATTTAAGCTGCCATATTTTGGAAAACTTGCCGTGCGGTAGCGATGGTTTCGTCGATCAGTTCGGGTGTGTGGGCGGCAGACATAAAGCAGGCTTCGTAGGCGGAGGGGCCGAAAGCAACGCCGCGTTCGAGCATGCCGTGGAAGAAGCGTTTGAAGTTTTCGGTGTCGGAACGGGTCATATCGGCATAGCTTTGCGGTTTGCTGTCGGCAAAATATAGGCCGAACATGCCGCCGACCGAATCGGCGCTGAAGGTAACGCCGGCTTCTTGGGCAGCTGCTTGGAAGCCGTTTGTCAGCCTTTGGGTGTGTTCGGTGAGTTGTTCGTAAAAACCTTTACGGCGGATGATTTCGAGGGTTTTTAATCCGGCGGCGACGGCCACGGGGTTGCCGGAAAGGGTGCCGGCCTGATAAACGCCGCCGAGCGGGGAAATGCAGGCCATAATGTCTTTGCGCCCGCCGAAAGCGGCTAAGGGCATGCCGCCGCCGATAACTTTACCCATTGTGGTGAGGTCGGGGCGGATGCCGTGTAGGGATTGTGCGCCGCCGAGGGCAACGCGGAATCCGGTCATCACTTCGTCGTAAATCAATACTGCGCCGTGTTGTTCGGTGAGGCTGCGTAAGGCGCGGATAAATGCTTCGGAAGGTTTTACCAGATTCATATTGCCGGCAAAAGGCTCGACAATCACGCAGGCGATTTCGCTGCCGATTCGGACGAAAGTTTCTTCAAGTTGGTCGACATGGTTGTATTCCAAAACCAGCGTGTGTTTGGTGAAATCTTCGGGCACGCCGGCGGAGCTGGGGTTGCCGAATGTGAGCAGGCCGCTGCCGGCTTTGACCAACAGGCTGTCGGAATGGCCGTGATAGCAGCCTTCGAATTTAATGATTTTGTCGCGCTTGGTAAAGCCGCGTGCTAAGCGGATGGCGCTCATGGTGGCTTCGGTGCCGGAGCTGACTAGGCGCAGTTGTTCGACGCTGGGCACGATTTCGGCAATGGTTTCGGCAATAATGATTTCGCCTTCGGTAGGCGCACCGAACGACAGCCCGCCCAAAGCGGCTTCGCGCACGGCTTCGACCACTTCGGGGTGGGCATGGCCGACAATGGCGGGGCCCCATGAGCCGACGTAGTCGATATAGCGGGTGTCGTTTTCATCCCACACATACGCGCCTTGGGCTTTTTTGATAAAACGTGGCACGCCGCCGACGCTGCCGAATGCGCGTACGGGCGAGTTAACCCCGCCGGGAATGATGTTTTTGGCTCGGTTGAATAATGTTTCGTTGCGGTTCATGGCAGGGAACTCCTTGATTGGATAAACAGCGGCGGTGTGTGCCGTCGGCAAAGATAAAGGGGTATTTTAACAGCTTTATCGGTTGCCGTTCCAAAGCCGGGCAATATGGTATATATTGCCGTTTTTTATGCGGCCGGGTTGCCGTTGCCGCCGGAATGGGGAAGCGTACGGGTATGTGTTTTCAGACGGCCTCTTTGCGCTTTTGGATGATAAAAATCAAATCGATTATAGATTATGGATACAGAGCAAGTAATTGAACAAACGGTAAATCATGTACCTTATGGCGTGATGACGGCAGGGGTGCAGAGTATGGTCGCGGCTTTTTGGGCGCGGGTGCCTTATATGATGACGGCGCTGGTTGTGTTTATTATTTTTTGGTTTATTTCGCGCTTGTTTAAATTGGCGGTACGCAAACTGTTGGCCAACCGCTTGGCTAAACGCATGAACCTATTGCTGGTATTGCAACGCATCGGCGCATCCTTGATTGTATTTGCCGGTTTCTTGGCTGCCATGATGATTGCACTGCCTGATTTTACGCCGACCAAGCTGATTAGTACCTTAGGCATCGGATCGGTGGCTATCGGCTTCGCTTTTAAAGATATTTTTCAAAATATGTTGTCGGGCATTCTGCTATTGTTGAGCGAGCCTTTTCAAATCGGCGACCGTATTGTTTCGGGTGATTTTGAGGGAACAGTGGAAAATATCGAAATCCGTGCCACCACACTGCGTACGAGCAACGGGCGGCGGATTGTGATTCCAAATTCACAATTGTTTACTTCGCCGGTAACCGTGAACACCAGCGGCCGCCGATATCGCCAAAGCACCACGTTAACCCTACCGGCAGGGCGCGACCCCGAACAGGTGAAACAAGATATTTTGAAAGTTTTGGCGGAAGGCTGCCAAAATATTGAAGACCCCGAAGTAGTGATGACCGCACTTTCCGATACGGCGGCGACTTTAGAGCTGTATTGGTGGTCGCACGGCTATGGTGATGATCATCATATTGCCGACCAAGTATTATCGTGTGTCCGGCCGTTGCTGATGCCGACTGCCGAAGTATGAGCGGCTTGTCGATGCGTATTAAACTTATTTATTGGCTGAAACAAGCGGTTCAGACGGCCTTAATCATTGCGGCGGTTTCGTTGGCTGTCGATTGGTGGCGTAAACCTATTCAACCGCTTGGTTTTGCCGAACAGCAGTTTCAAACTGTCGGGCAACAGGCAGTTTCTTTAGCGGAATTGAGCCACAACCGTACCATTGTGGTTTATTTTTGGGGCAGCTGGTGCGGTATTTGTAAATATACTTCGCCTGTTATCCAAGAATTGCACGCAGCAGGCGTGCCCGTATTGGGGGTTGCCCTGAAGTCGGGTGCGGAACAAGACGTACGCGCCTATATGGACGAACAGCATTTATATTTCGCAACTTTAAACGACCCGCAGGGCGATATTTCCAACCGTTGGCAGGTTGCGGTAACGCCGACGATTGTTATGGTGAAAAATGGGCAGGCTGTACACACCACAACCGGATTGAGCAGTTATTGGGGCTTACGCGGCCGACTTTGGCTGGCGGACTGGTTTGCTTAAAGAATGGGCAGATAGTTGTAGCTATTCAGTATCTTTAAAATAAAAAGGCTGAGACCTTTGCGAAATAGTCCTTCACCCGACAGCCGAACTCCAAACACAGGATTTCGGCTGTTTTTGACCGCAATATCCCCTTTATTACTCCTCAGATGCCTAATTAATAGGCATCCGGCTGCCTTTTAGGCAGCAATAGGCGCACGTAGCCTGTTGGCCGCCTTCAACAGGTTCAAACATATCGCTTTCAGATGACTTTGCGCCGCTACTTTCTCCAGCCCGAAGTAGGCTGCCCGGGCATAGCGGAATTTACGGTGCAGCGTACCGAAACTCTGTTCCACTACATAACGGGTTTTCGATAAATATTTGTTGCGGCGGGTTTGCGCTTCCGTCAGCGGACGGTTGCGATGGGATTTACTCATAATGCCGTCTTTCAGTTTATATTCTTCCAGATACTTTCTGTTTTCCGCACTGTCATAACCTTTATCCGCATAGACCGTTGTCTCTTTGGCAATGCCTGCCAATAAAGGCAACAGATGTTTGCACTCATGGGCATTGCCCGCTGTAATATGCAGCTTCTCAATGTAACCTTCCGCATCGGTACGGGTGTGCTGCTTATAGCCTAATTGATGATGACCGTTCTTCTTCACCCAACGGGCATCTTTATCTTTGCTCGGTGTGGTTTGACCGGTTATCTCTCCTTCGCTATCAACCTCTATGGACTGACGTTGTTTACTGCCGGCCGTCTGAATAATCGTCGCATCAATAACGGCAGCCTGTGCCTTCTCTACCTTTAAGCCTTTCTCAGTCAGTTGGCGGTTAATCAAATCCAACAGTTCGGCCAAGGTATTATCTTGTGCTAACCAGTTGCGGTAACGGCAAAGGGTACTGTGATCGGGAATATTCATCTCGTCAAAATGACAAAACAGGTTGAAATCAATACGGGTAATGAGACTGTGTTCGAGTTCGGGGTCGGAAAGGCTATGCCATTGGCCGAGTAAAACGGCTTTAAACATAGCCAATAAGGGATAGGCGGGACGGCCGCGGTGATCTCTGATATAACGGGTTTTCTGACGATTCAGATACTGCTCTACCGGCTGCCAATCAATTACCTGTTCGAGCTTTAATAAAGGAAAGCGGTCAATGTGTTTGGCAATCATGGCTTGGGCGGTTTGCTGAAAGAACGTACTCATGAGAAATCCCTTAAATATCTTTGGTGAAGAATTTAAGGGATTTTTAGGGTTTTTGCAAAGGTCTCAGGCTGTCTGAAACCTTTCAGACAGCCTTTGGTTAGTGCGAGTTATATATCCGCTCGTGTCTATCTGTTCGACAATGCCATCTTTTACTGCACATATCAAAGCCACGCAATCGCGGCTATATTGTACCGATAGCGCAATGCTAAATGGCAGGCGGATATGTAATCCGCACCTACTAACAGTAGGTTAGATTCTCGAATCCGACATTAACACATTCTGACTCGTAAAAAACGCTTAATGATTGGGAAGATATCGATCTAATACGGCAAAAACACCTGCAGATTTCCAAAGATGTCTATTGCCAATAACATAAAGAGACTCTTTGGCACGGGTGATGGCCACGTTGACAAGATTCGGCTTTCCTCCGGCCCAAGCGCGGGCACCATTTTGTGAGGTCATTTGGGCACCGAGTACGAAAAATACAATTTTTGCTTCGCGTCCCTGCACTGTATGCACTGTTCCTACATGTTCCCGAACCCAAGCATCCGGTTTGTCTACCCAATCATTTAGGACATGGCTTTTTAAGATTTCCTGTCGCAAGTTATCTTGCACGATGACAAAAGGCGTTACGATATATAAATCGGCATCCATGCCGCCACGCCGCAATTGGTATAGTTTGTCAATGAGTACATCCGCCTCATCTGCACACCATTTATCCGGGCCCGGATTGCCTTGTACATTGATCCAAGCAGAAGGGCCGAGAATAGTATTTACCGGAGAAGGTTTTTTGGCTTGTACCATTAGGTTTGAATAAGCAATCTCATTTGAAATTTCAAACATTGGACTGTTACAGCGTCGGTGTACAAGCAGGGGAGCGCCTACATCTCTATAACCGCTACCGATAGGAAAGCGCGCGTAATACATGCTGGCCATATCGGCTAGGGTTTGTACCGAGGCTTCAGGCGGGTTGTATTTAATTGGATCAACACCAAAGAAAGTACATATTTTTTCGGTCAAACTATTTGGTAAGGTTACGACGGGCTCGATTTGGAGTGGATCGCCAACAATGACCGCACGTTTTGTACGCAGCATGGCGCCTACGGCAGCCTGTGGAGCAGCCTGACCTGCCTCGTCTACCAATAACCATCCGAGCGACTCCAGAGGGAGACGGGAAAACATTCTATTGACTGAAGCAAAGGTTGTGGAAACTATAGGTATTACAAGAAAAAATGAGGCCCATAGATCAGTGATTAATGCATCTTTTTGTGCCGTTCCAAGCGATCGGGTACCGAATGATTCAATGAAAATGGATAAATTCTGACGCAGCGGATCGGCTGCGGCATCAATAAAAGCGCGATGCAAGTGAATAGCGGCTTCAAACAAATCGTCTCTGAGTTTGTTGGCAGTCTGATTAAACCACACACTGGCTTTTTGAATGTCTTCATGTGTATTGGTGAAAAAGGCGTTATCCAATACCGGAACTTCAAAATCTTCACGTATTTTCTTTGTCTGAGTGCCCAAATGATTCTTTTCTTCTTTTAATTTTTCAATCTCTTTTGCAGACTCATTGCTTAAAGATTGTTGTTTTATGAGCTTGTTGTGAAGCGTATTAACCTGTTCTCGGCAAGTATCATGAATTTTATCGGATGCACGCACTTCTTCTTCCAGCTCGTTAATCTCGGCTGACCATTCTCGAAAACGACGTGTCTGAAGCAGACGCGCAAAAAATCCTGGGCGTGCGGAAAGATGTGTTTCTTTGAGGTTTTGTTTTTGCGTTTTATCGGCTTCTGCCATTTTAAGTTGTTGCTGAGCTTCTGATAACGCTGATTGAAATGAGGCTATCTTATCAATTAATTCTGATTGCGTTGATTCGATATCCTTTATTTTAGCAGCGATAGCAAGCAAACGTTGCAGTTGGGTATGCAGTTTTTGCAGTATTTTTTGGCTATCCTGAGACACTTTCAGTGCTTGTTTAAAATGTGTGCAGGCTTCTTTCCAACGCGCGCCAGCTTCTTTAGGGTTTGCAGGCGGGCATTCATGGTTCACAATATCTCGATAACGTTTTATTGATGTGCCATCATCTTGAAATTCTAAGGCTATCTGAGGAATGCCACAGGCATGATTTAAATAGGTTGATAAACCATTTTCATCATCTCGCCAGAATTTTTGCGAAAATATATAGCGGTTGCTGGCGTTTCCCAGCACGGCAGAGATGGTTCCCCAAGTATCACATTCCAAAAGGTTATCAGAAATCGTTTTAAAATAACGCAATTCAGGCGCATCGCTGGCAATCGCCCCAATAACAGGGAGTTCGGCACTAACATTTTCCACCGCCTTATTGTTGGAAGATGTAACGACCATCTCAAAACCTTTCAACTTCTCATCAAGCTTATGGAGCGTGATTTTTGCTCCGTTTCTTTGCAAAGTTTGAGATGTGGGGGAGAAGGCATCTGCCGGATTGGTGTAGGTGGACATCACTTCTGCGCGCTCGATAATCCTTGCAGCCACAACATCTCGTAACAATGTTGTT
Proteins encoded in this region:
- a CDS encoding glutathione peroxidase, which codes for MNNIYGFTVKNTQGADIPLSDYAGKVVLIVNTATHCGFTPQYRELQTLYSRYAAEGFEILDFPCNQFRGQAPESGSEIAQICETRFGTQFTTFEKIDVNGADAHPLYVYLKTQQPKDEGGRLITDGLLKLASLGSKRAHGDIQWNFTKFLVNREGLVTARFAPSIAPLAIEKAIRELL
- the hemL gene encoding glutamate-1-semialdehyde 2,1-aminomutase, whose protein sequence is MNRNETLFNRAKNIIPGGVNSPVRAFGSVGGVPRFIKKAQGAYVWDENDTRYIDYVGSWGPAIVGHAHPEVVEAVREAALGGLSFGAPTEGEIIIAETIAEIVPSVEQLRLVSSGTEATMSAIRLARGFTKRDKIIKFEGCYHGHSDSLLVKAGSGLLTFGNPSSAGVPEDFTKHTLVLEYNHVDQLEETFVRIGSEIACVIVEPFAGNMNLVKPSEAFIRALRSLTEQHGAVLIYDEVMTGFRVALGGAQSLHGIRPDLTTMGKVIGGGMPLAAFGGRKDIMACISPLGGVYQAGTLSGNPVAVAAGLKTLEIIRRKGFYEQLTEHTQRLTNGFQAAAQEAGVTFSADSVGGMFGLYFADSKPQSYADMTRSDTENFKRFFHGMLERGVAFGPSAYEACFMSAAHTPELIDETIATARQVFQNMAA
- a CDS encoding mechanosensitive ion channel family protein codes for the protein MDTEQVIEQTVNHVPYGVMTAGVQSMVAAFWARVPYMMTALVVFIIFWFISRLFKLAVRKLLANRLAKRMNLLLVLQRIGASLIVFAGFLAAMMIALPDFTPTKLISTLGIGSVAIGFAFKDIFQNMLSGILLLLSEPFQIGDRIVSGDFEGTVENIEIRATTLRTSNGRRIVIPNSQLFTSPVTVNTSGRRYRQSTTLTLPAGRDPEQVKQDILKVLAEGCQNIEDPEVVMTALSDTAATLELYWWSHGYGDDHHIADQVLSCVRPLLMPTAEV
- a CDS encoding protein disulfide oxidoreductase, with protein sequence MRIKLIYWLKQAVQTALIIAAVSLAVDWWRKPIQPLGFAEQQFQTVGQQAVSLAELSHNRTIVVYFWGSWCGICKYTSPVIQELHAAGVPVLGVALKSGAEQDVRAYMDEQHLYFATLNDPQGDISNRWQVAVTPTIVMVKNGQAVHTTTGLSSYWGLRGRLWLADWFA
- a CDS encoding IS5 family transposase, with product MSTFFQQTAQAMIAKHIDRFPLLKLEQVIDWQPVEQYLNRQKTRYIRDHRGRPAYPLLAMFKAVLLGQWHSLSDPELEHSLITRIDFNLFCHFDEMNIPDHSTLCRYRNWLAQDNTLAELLDLINRQLTEKGLKVEKAQAAVIDATIIQTAGSKQRQSIEVDSEGEITGQTTPSKDKDARWVKKNGHHQLGYKQHTRTDAEGYIEKLHITAGNAHECKHLLPLLAGIAKETTVYADKGYDSAENRKYLEEYKLKDGIMSKSHRNRPLTEAQTRRNKYLSKTRYVVEQSFGTLHRKFRYARAAYFGLEKVAAQSHLKAICLNLLKAANRLRAPIAA